In one window of Cupriavidus necator N-1 DNA:
- the rplT gene encoding 50S ribosomal protein L20 encodes MPRVKRGVTARARHKKVIDAAKGYRGRRNNVYRIAKQAVMRAGQYAYRDRRNKKRVFRALWIARINAATREHGMTYSVFMNGLKKASIELDRKVLSDMAIHDKPAFAAIVNQVKATVA; translated from the coding sequence ATGCCTCGAGTAAAGCGTGGGGTCACTGCACGGGCCCGTCACAAGAAAGTCATCGATGCTGCCAAGGGTTACCGCGGCCGTCGCAATAATGTCTATCGCATCGCCAAGCAGGCGGTCATGCGTGCTGGCCAGTACGCATACCGCGATCGCCGCAACAAGAAGCGCGTGTTCCGCGCTCTGTGGATTGCGCGTATCAATGCCGCGACGCGTGAGCATGGCATGACCTACAGCGTGTTCATGAACGGTCTGAAGAAGGCCTCGATTGAACTGGACCGCAAGGTGCTGTCGGACATGGCTATTCACGACAAGCCTGCCTTTGCCGCCATCGTCAACCAGGTGAAAGCCACCGTTGCCTGA
- the infC gene encoding translation initiation factor IF-3 — protein sequence MATDKGHRINREISAPELRLVGVDNEQLGIVKFMDALRLAEDKDLDLVEIAPNAVPPVARIMDYGKFKYEEAKRAHEAKLKQKIIQVKEVKFRPGTDDGDYNVKLRNLKRFLEDGDKTKITLRFRGREMAHQEIGARMLERLKADLDEIGQVEQMPKMEGRQMVMVLAPKKKK from the coding sequence ATCGCTACGGACAAAGGTCATCGCATCAACCGGGAAATCAGCGCGCCTGAGCTGCGCCTGGTAGGGGTTGATAACGAACAGCTCGGCATCGTCAAGTTCATGGACGCACTGCGGCTGGCTGAAGATAAGGACTTGGACCTGGTCGAGATCGCGCCGAACGCGGTTCCGCCCGTCGCCCGGATCATGGATTACGGGAAGTTCAAGTACGAGGAAGCCAAGCGCGCCCACGAGGCGAAGCTGAAGCAGAAAATCATCCAGGTCAAGGAAGTCAAGTTCCGGCCGGGTACGGATGATGGCGACTACAACGTCAAGCTGCGCAACCTGAAGCGCTTCCTGGAAGATGGCGACAAGACCAAGATCACGCTGCGGTTCCGTGGTCGCGAGATGGCGCACCAGGAAATCGGCGCGCGCATGCTCGAACGCTTGAAGGCGGACCTGGATGAAATCGGCCAGGTCGAGCAGATGCCGAAGATGGAAGGGCGCCAGATGGTGATGGTGCTCGCCCCCAAGAAGAAGAAGTAA
- a CDS encoding integration host factor subunit alpha yields the protein MNDRDANSMTAAALGEMSDRQASSLDDAMPDNRATEVPTLTKAELAEMLFDQVGLNKRESKDMVEAFFDVIREALEQGDSVKLSGFGNFQLRDKPQRPGRNPKTGEVIPITARRVVTFHASQKLKGLVEERAGIAG from the coding sequence ATGAATGATCGAGACGCGAATTCCATGACCGCTGCAGCACTGGGTGAGATGAGCGACCGGCAGGCTTCCTCCCTTGACGACGCGATGCCGGATAACCGCGCGACCGAAGTTCCCACGCTGACCAAGGCCGAACTCGCCGAGATGCTGTTCGACCAGGTGGGCCTGAACAAGCGTGAATCGAAGGACATGGTCGAAGCCTTCTTCGACGTCATCCGCGAAGCGCTGGAGCAGGGCGACAGCGTCAAGCTGTCCGGCTTCGGCAACTTCCAGTTGCGCGACAAGCCGCAGCGGCCCGGCCGCAATCCCAAGACCGGCGAAGTCATTCCAATCACCGCGCGCCGCGTGGTCACGTTCCACGCCAGCCAGAAGCTCAAGGGCCTGGTGGAAGAACGCGCAGGCATCGCCGGCTGA
- a CDS encoding RelA/SpoT family protein, with translation MVTSTDLTGRVAGIPDAELVERALAYVREHGAEVALPTGETVLSHAQGMLRILDGLRVDDAARAAACLFGLVAFVPGTEAEIAPRFGDEVARLVDGVRQLLRIGAIAGSRPEAEPAAPSKNEAQARHEQVEALRKMLLAFAQDIRVVLVRLASRLQTLRWMAETKQAPQPGVARETLDIYAPLANRLGIWQMKWELEDLAFRFEQPDTYKRIAKLLDEKRIEREGYIASAIERLQSELATAGIPAEVSGRPKHIYSIWKKMRGKELDFADLYDVRAFRVIVDDIKDCYTVLGIVHHIWQPIPREFDDYISRPKANGYKSLHTVVIGDDGRAFEVQIRTHEMHHFAEYGVAAHWRYKEAGSRGYAGQFSASERYDEKIAWLRQLLAWKDDADHSVAHDESWEQIKHAAIDDHIYVLTPQARVVALPQGATAVDFAYYLHSDLGHRCRGARVDGTMVPLNTPLKNGQTVEIIAVKQGGPSRDWLNADLGYLASSRARAKVRAWFNALDSQETIAQGRVLIDKTLQREGKTAVKLEDLATRLGFKTPEDLFAAVAKDEFSLRHVEHALRHPEGEVQAPLSEEDAVTKKSRATSVARGAKSGVLVVGVDSLMTQMSRCCKPAPPDDIVGFVTRGRGVSIHRRSCHTFQQLAGRAPERVIQTEWGQKSHAAVYPVDIHVEAIDRQGLLRDISEVLSREKINVTGVKTLSSKGVARMQFTAEVSEATQLQRALQLIEDVQGVLQAKRK, from the coding sequence ATGGTGACGTCCACCGACCTGACCGGTCGGGTCGCGGGCATTCCGGATGCCGAACTGGTCGAACGCGCACTGGCCTACGTGCGCGAGCATGGTGCCGAGGTCGCGCTGCCCACCGGCGAGACCGTGCTGTCGCACGCGCAGGGCATGCTGCGCATTCTCGACGGCCTGCGCGTCGACGACGCCGCGCGCGCCGCCGCCTGCCTGTTCGGGCTGGTGGCCTTCGTGCCCGGCACCGAGGCCGAGATCGCGCCGCGCTTTGGCGACGAGGTGGCGCGGCTGGTCGACGGTGTGCGGCAGCTGCTGCGCATCGGTGCCATCGCCGGCAGCCGCCCCGAGGCCGAGCCGGCCGCGCCGTCCAAAAACGAAGCGCAGGCGCGCCACGAACAGGTCGAGGCGCTGCGCAAGATGCTGCTGGCGTTTGCGCAGGATATCCGCGTGGTGCTGGTGCGCCTGGCCTCGCGGCTGCAGACGCTGCGCTGGATGGCCGAGACCAAACAGGCGCCGCAGCCGGGCGTGGCGCGCGAAACGCTGGACATCTACGCGCCGCTGGCCAACCGCCTTGGTATCTGGCAGATGAAGTGGGAGCTGGAGGACCTGGCGTTCCGCTTCGAGCAGCCCGATACCTACAAGCGCATCGCCAAGCTGCTGGATGAAAAGCGCATCGAGCGCGAAGGCTATATCGCCAGCGCCATCGAACGGCTGCAGTCCGAACTGGCGACCGCCGGCATCCCTGCCGAGGTCAGCGGGCGGCCCAAGCATATCTACAGCATCTGGAAGAAGATGCGCGGCAAGGAGCTGGATTTTGCCGACCTGTACGATGTGCGTGCCTTCCGCGTGATCGTCGACGATATCAAGGACTGCTACACGGTGCTGGGTATCGTCCACCATATCTGGCAGCCGATCCCGCGCGAGTTCGACGACTATATCTCGCGACCCAAGGCCAACGGCTACAAGTCGCTGCATACGGTGGTGATCGGCGATGACGGGCGCGCCTTCGAGGTGCAGATCCGCACCCACGAGATGCACCACTTTGCTGAATACGGCGTGGCCGCGCATTGGCGCTACAAGGAGGCGGGCAGCCGCGGCTATGCCGGGCAGTTTTCCGCCAGCGAGCGCTATGACGAGAAGATAGCCTGGCTGCGCCAGCTGCTGGCGTGGAAGGACGATGCCGACCACAGCGTGGCGCACGACGAGTCGTGGGAGCAGATCAAGCATGCCGCGATCGACGACCACATCTACGTGCTGACGCCGCAGGCGCGCGTTGTGGCGCTGCCGCAGGGCGCCACCGCGGTGGACTTTGCCTACTACCTGCACAGCGATCTCGGCCACCGCTGCCGCGGCGCGCGCGTGGACGGCACCATGGTGCCGCTGAACACGCCGCTGAAGAACGGCCAGACCGTGGAGATCATCGCGGTCAAGCAGGGCGGACCGTCGCGCGACTGGCTCAACGCGGACCTGGGCTACCTGGCCAGCAGCCGCGCGCGGGCCAAGGTGCGGGCCTGGTTCAATGCGCTCGATTCGCAGGAGACCATCGCGCAGGGCCGCGTGCTGATCGACAAGACCCTGCAGCGCGAAGGCAAGACCGCGGTCAAGCTGGAAGACCTGGCCACGCGGCTGGGCTTCAAGACGCCGGAGGACCTGTTTGCGGCAGTGGCCAAGGATGAGTTCAGCCTGCGCCACGTGGAGCACGCGCTGCGACACCCGGAGGGCGAGGTCCAGGCGCCGCTGAGCGAGGAAGATGCTGTCACCAAGAAAAGCCGCGCCACCAGCGTGGCGCGCGGCGCCAAGAGCGGCGTGCTGGTGGTGGGGGTGGATTCGCTGATGACGCAGATGTCGCGCTGCTGCAAGCCGGCGCCGCCGGATGACATCGTCGGCTTTGTCACGCGCGGGCGCGGGGTGTCGATCCATCGGCGCAGCTGCCACACCTTCCAGCAACTGGCCGGGCGCGCGCCGGAGCGGGTGATCCAGACCGAGTGGGGCCAGAAGAGCCACGCCGCGGTCTACCCGGTCGACATCCACGTCGAGGCGATCGATCGCCAGGGGTTGCTGCGCGATATCTCCGAAGTGCTGTCGCGCGAGAAGATCAACGTCACCGGCGTCAAGACGCTCTCCAGCAAGGGCGTGGCACGCATGCAGTTCACTGCCGAAGTGTCCGAGGCTACGCAGTTGCAGCGCGCGCTGCAGTTGATCGAAGACGTCCAGGGGGTGTTGCAGGCGAAAAGAAAGTGA
- the pheS gene encoding phenylalanine--tRNA ligase subunit alpha, which translates to MSQDLDQIVADAQAAFAAANDNATLENEKARFLGKTGALTELLKGLGKLDPETRKTEGARINQIKQQVEAALQARRQALADALMNARLAAEAIDVTLPGRAVSRGSLHPVMRTWERVEQIFGSIGFDVADGPEIETDWMNFTALNNPDNHPARSMQDTFYVDGRDSDDKLLLLRTHTSPMQVRYAKMHVEKYAGKAMPPIKVICPGRTYRVDSDATHSPMFNQVEGLWIGEDVSFADLKGVYTDFLRKFFERDDIQVRFRPSYFPFTEPSAEIDMAFGNGKWLEISGSGQVHPNVLRNMGLDPERYIGFAFGSGLERLTMLRYGINDLRLFFEGDVRFLRQFA; encoded by the coding sequence ATGTCTCAGGATCTGGATCAAATTGTCGCCGATGCCCAGGCCGCCTTCGCTGCTGCCAACGACAACGCCACGCTGGAAAACGAAAAGGCCCGCTTCCTGGGCAAGACCGGTGCGCTGACCGAACTCCTCAAGGGCCTAGGCAAGCTCGACCCGGAAACCCGCAAGACGGAAGGCGCCCGCATCAACCAGATCAAGCAGCAGGTTGAAGCCGCCCTGCAGGCACGCCGCCAGGCGCTGGCCGATGCGCTGATGAACGCGCGCCTGGCCGCGGAGGCCATCGACGTCACGCTGCCTGGCCGTGCGGTCAGCCGCGGCAGCCTGCACCCGGTGATGCGCACGTGGGAGCGCGTCGAGCAGATCTTCGGCTCGATCGGTTTCGATGTGGCCGACGGCCCCGAGATCGAGACCGACTGGATGAACTTCACCGCGCTGAACAATCCGGATAACCATCCGGCGCGTTCGATGCAGGACACCTTCTATGTCGACGGCCGCGACAGCGACGACAAGCTGCTGCTCCTGCGCACGCACACCAGCCCGATGCAGGTCCGCTACGCGAAGATGCATGTCGAGAAGTACGCCGGCAAGGCGATGCCGCCGATCAAGGTGATCTGTCCGGGCCGCACCTACCGTGTCGACAGCGACGCCACGCACTCGCCCATGTTCAACCAGGTCGAAGGCCTGTGGATCGGCGAGGACGTCAGCTTTGCCGACCTCAAGGGCGTGTACACCGATTTCTTGCGCAAGTTCTTCGAGCGCGATGACATCCAGGTGCGCTTCCGCCCATCGTACTTCCCGTTCACCGAGCCGTCGGCAGAGATCGACATGGCCTTCGGCAATGGCAAGTGGCTGGAGATCTCCGGTTCGGGCCAGGTGCATCCGAACGTGCTGCGCAACATGGGCCTCGATCCCGAGCGCTATATCGGTTTTGCGTTCGGCTCCGGCCTGGAGCGCCTGACCATGTTGCGCTATGGCATCAACGACCTGCGCCTGTTCTTCGAGGGCGACGTGCGCTTCCTGCGCCAGTTCGCCTGA
- a CDS encoding MerR family transcriptional regulator, which yields MSDKSSDRIALPPIPAKRYFTIGEVSELCAVKPHVLRYWEQEFTQLKPVKRRGNRRYYQHHEVLLIRRIRELLYEQGFTINGARNRLDEGRHHSGAAAAPEAAEVGEENAAALSVDISGLRNELVEVQHLLAQLREIAKHG from the coding sequence ATGTCGGACAAATCCAGCGATCGCATCGCGTTGCCGCCGATTCCGGCCAAGCGCTACTTCACCATCGGTGAGGTGAGCGAGCTTTGCGCCGTCAAGCCGCACGTCCTGCGCTATTGGGAGCAGGAGTTCACGCAACTCAAGCCCGTCAAGCGCCGCGGCAACCGCCGCTACTACCAGCACCATGAAGTCCTGCTGATCCGCCGCATCCGCGAACTGCTCTACGAACAGGGCTTCACCATCAACGGGGCGCGCAACCGCCTCGATGAAGGCCGTCATCACAGTGGGGCAGCGGCAGCGCCTGAGGCCGCAGAGGTTGGCGAAGAAAACGCGGCGGCATTGTCGGTCGACATCAGCGGCCTGCGCAATGAACTGGTCGAAGTGCAGCACCTGCTCGCGCAACTGCGGGAGATCGCGAAGCACGGATAA
- the thrS gene encoding threonine--tRNA ligase, protein MIAITLPDGSRREFPGPVTVAEVAQSIGAGLAKAALAGKVDGQLVDTSYKIDRDGELAIVTDKDADGVDVIRHSTAHLLAYAVKELYPEAQVTIGPVIENGFYYDFAYKRPFTPEDLAAIEKKMTELARKDEKVVREVWNRDEAVALFESMGEKYKAEIIASIPADQEIGLYREGSFVDLCRGPHVPSTGKLKVFKLMKVAGAYWRGDANNEMLQRIYGTAWAKKEDQEAYLHMLEEAEKRDHRKLGKTLDLFHLQEEAPGMVFWHPKGWQVWQAVEQYMRGRLTDAGYDEVRTPQVMDRSLWEKSGHWQNYKENMFVTESEKRDYAIKPMNCPGHVQIFNHGLRSYRDLPLRLAEFGACHRNEPSGALHGLMRVRGFVQDDAHIFCTEEQIVAEAKAFNELAFSVYDDFGFKDVKVKLSLRPDQRAGSDEVWDHAEEGLRLALRACGVDWEELPGEGAFYGPKVEYHIKDAIGRSWQCGTLQLDLVLPERLDAEYVSEDNSRKRPVMLHRAILGSFERFLGILLENHAGALPAWLAPEQVVVMNIADSQAEYAESVVQLLQKQGFRAKADLRNEKITYKIREHSLQKVPYLLVVGDKERDASQVAVRARGNVDLGVMPVSAFVERLQNDVASKA, encoded by the coding sequence ATGATCGCAATCACGCTGCCGGATGGGTCCCGCCGCGAGTTTCCCGGCCCGGTGACGGTTGCCGAAGTGGCGCAGAGCATCGGTGCCGGCCTGGCCAAGGCCGCGCTGGCCGGCAAGGTGGACGGCCAGCTGGTCGACACGAGCTACAAGATCGACCGCGATGGCGAGCTGGCCATCGTCACGGACAAGGACGCCGATGGCGTCGATGTGATCCGCCACTCCACGGCGCACTTGCTGGCCTATGCCGTCAAGGAGCTCTATCCGGAAGCGCAGGTGACGATCGGGCCGGTGATCGAAAACGGCTTCTACTACGACTTTGCCTACAAGCGTCCCTTCACGCCCGAAGACCTGGCCGCCATCGAGAAGAAGATGACGGAGCTTGCCCGCAAGGACGAGAAGGTCGTGCGCGAAGTGTGGAACCGCGACGAAGCGGTGGCGCTGTTCGAGTCGATGGGCGAGAAGTACAAGGCCGAGATCATCGCCTCGATCCCCGCCGACCAGGAAATCGGCCTGTACCGCGAAGGCAGCTTCGTCGACCTGTGCCGTGGCCCGCACGTGCCGTCCACGGGCAAGCTGAAGGTCTTCAAGCTGATGAAGGTGGCCGGCGCCTACTGGCGCGGCGATGCCAACAACGAGATGCTCCAGCGCATCTACGGAACGGCCTGGGCGAAGAAGGAAGACCAGGAAGCCTATCTGCACATGCTGGAAGAGGCCGAGAAGCGCGACCACCGCAAGCTGGGCAAGACGCTCGACCTGTTCCACCTTCAGGAAGAGGCGCCCGGCATGGTGTTCTGGCATCCGAAGGGCTGGCAGGTGTGGCAGGCCGTCGAGCAATACATGCGCGGCCGCCTGACAGACGCCGGCTACGACGAAGTCCGTACGCCGCAGGTGATGGATCGTTCGCTTTGGGAGAAGTCCGGCCACTGGCAGAACTACAAGGAGAACATGTTCGTCACGGAGTCGGAGAAGCGCGACTATGCGATCAAGCCGATGAACTGCCCAGGCCATGTGCAGATCTTCAACCACGGCCTGCGTTCGTACCGCGACCTGCCGCTGCGCTTGGCCGAGTTCGGCGCCTGCCACCGCAACGAGCCGTCGGGCGCGCTGCACGGGCTGATGCGCGTGCGCGGCTTTGTGCAGGATGATGCGCACATCTTCTGCACGGAAGAGCAGATCGTGGCGGAGGCCAAGGCCTTCAACGAACTGGCGTTCTCGGTCTACGACGACTTCGGCTTCAAGGATGTGAAGGTCAAGCTGTCGCTGCGCCCGGACCAGCGTGCTGGCTCCGACGAGGTCTGGGACCACGCCGAAGAGGGCCTGCGCCTGGCGCTGCGCGCCTGCGGCGTGGATTGGGAAGAGCTGCCGGGTGAGGGCGCCTTCTACGGCCCCAAGGTCGAGTACCACATCAAGGACGCGATCGGCCGCTCGTGGCAGTGCGGCACGCTGCAGCTTGACCTGGTGCTGCCGGAGCGCCTGGATGCCGAATACGTCTCCGAGGACAACTCGCGCAAGCGCCCGGTGATGCTTCACCGCGCCATCCTGGGTTCGTTCGAGCGTTTCCTGGGCATCCTGCTGGAAAACCACGCCGGTGCGTTGCCGGCCTGGCTGGCCCCGGAGCAGGTGGTGGTCATGAATATTGCGGATTCGCAGGCGGAATACGCCGAAAGCGTCGTGCAATTGCTGCAAAAACAAGGGTTTAGGGCCAAGGCCGATTTGCGTAATGAGAAAATTACGTATAAAATCCGCGAGCATTCGCTTCAAAAGGTTCCCTACCTGCTGGTAGTGGGCGACAAGGAGCGGGATGCCAGTCAAGTGGCCGTGCGTGCCCGTGGCAACGTGGATCTGGGTGTGATGCCCGTCTCCGCGTTTGTTGAGCGTCTGCAAAACGACGTCGCCAGCAAAGCCTGA
- the rpmI gene encoding 50S ribosomal protein L35, translating to MPKMKTKKSASKRFTARPNGSFKRGQAFKRHILTKKTTKNKRQLRGTQDVHETNLKSVRAMMPYA from the coding sequence ATGCCGAAGATGAAGACGAAGAAAAGCGCCTCCAAGCGCTTTACTGCCCGTCCGAACGGTTCGTTCAAGCGTGGCCAGGCCTTCAAGCGTCACATCCTGACCAAGAAGACCACCAAGAACAAGCGTCAACTGCGCGGTACTCAGGACGTCCATGAGACGAATCTGAAGTCGGTGCGCGCGATGATGCCTTACGCATAA
- the pheT gene encoding phenylalanine--tRNA ligase subunit beta, with the protein MQFSESWLRTFANPEKISTDALSHTLTMAGLEVEEVGSVAPPFDKVVVARVLSTERHPNADRLNVCQVDAGTGETLQIVCGAPNVKPGILVPCALVGAVLPPSEDGGKPFEIKVGKLRGVDSYGMLCSARELKLSEEHGGLLVLPEDAPVGQNIRQYLDLDDQVFVIKLTPNKADCLSIHGVAREVSALTGAALTLPEMKPVAVTIQDKLPVKVSAPDLCGRFSGRVIRGVNARAATPAWMVQRLERSGQRSVSALVDISNYVMLELGRPSHVFDLNKIHGGLDVRWGRKGEQIKLLNGNTIEVDEQVGVIADDKEIESLAGIMGGDSTAVTLDTTDIYLEAAFWWPAAIQGRGRRYNFSTDAGHRFERGVDYATTVEHIERITALILEICGGQAGPVDDHVVNLPQRKPVSLRVARAERVLGIELSPAAIANVFQRLQLPFVRTQGAEGEVFEVTPPSYRFDIEIEEDLIEEVARIYGFERIPARPPIAESEMRPTNEARRSTHVVRHAVAARDYQEVINFAFVEEKWERDFATNDNPIRLLNPIASQLAVMRSTLIGGLVDKVRYNLNRKAARVRLFEVGRVFHRDDSVKDGGLTVAGYDQPMMAAGIAYGPAFEEQWGIPTRNVDFFDIKGDVEALFHPRVPRFEPVSHPALHPGRAARVLLDGKAVGVVGELHPRWLQEYELTHAPVVFELALDALRDTGLPVYTEISKFPAAVRDLAVVVKQSVRVQDLLDAMRAALEKQGYGRYCQNLVVFDEFRPKGASAAIGADEKSLAFRVTLQDTGSTLQDETVDSAVRCMVDALTEAFQARLRG; encoded by the coding sequence ATGCAATTCTCGGAATCCTGGCTTCGCACCTTCGCCAACCCTGAAAAGATCTCCACCGACGCGCTGTCGCACACGCTGACCATGGCCGGCCTGGAAGTGGAAGAGGTGGGCTCGGTCGCGCCGCCGTTCGACAAGGTGGTGGTCGCGCGCGTGCTGTCGACCGAGCGCCATCCCAACGCCGACCGCCTCAACGTGTGCCAGGTCGATGCCGGCACCGGCGAGACCCTGCAGATCGTCTGCGGTGCGCCCAACGTCAAGCCCGGCATCCTGGTGCCGTGCGCACTGGTTGGCGCCGTGCTGCCCCCGTCCGAGGACGGCGGCAAGCCGTTCGAGATCAAGGTCGGCAAGCTGCGCGGCGTGGACAGCTACGGCATGCTGTGCTCGGCGCGCGAACTGAAGCTGTCGGAAGAGCACGGTGGCCTGCTGGTGCTGCCGGAAGACGCGCCGGTCGGCCAGAACATCCGCCAATACCTCGACCTGGATGACCAGGTCTTTGTCATCAAGCTGACGCCGAACAAGGCCGACTGCCTGTCGATCCATGGCGTGGCGCGCGAAGTGTCGGCACTGACCGGCGCCGCGCTGACGCTGCCCGAGATGAAGCCGGTGGCGGTGACGATCCAGGACAAACTGCCGGTCAAGGTATCGGCGCCGGACCTGTGCGGCCGCTTCTCCGGCCGCGTGATCCGCGGTGTCAATGCGCGCGCGGCCACGCCGGCATGGATGGTGCAGCGCCTTGAGCGCTCGGGCCAGCGCAGTGTTTCCGCACTGGTCGATATCTCGAACTACGTGATGCTGGAATTGGGACGTCCGTCGCACGTGTTCGACCTGAACAAGATCCACGGCGGCCTGGATGTGCGCTGGGGCCGCAAGGGCGAGCAGATCAAGCTGCTCAACGGAAATACCATCGAGGTCGACGAACAGGTCGGCGTGATCGCCGATGACAAGGAGATCGAAAGCCTGGCTGGCATCATGGGCGGCGACAGCACTGCCGTGACGCTGGACACCACGGACATCTATCTCGAGGCCGCATTCTGGTGGCCCGCTGCGATCCAGGGCCGGGGCCGCCGCTACAATTTCTCGACCGACGCCGGACACCGCTTCGAACGCGGCGTGGACTACGCCACCACGGTCGAGCATATCGAGCGCATCACCGCGCTGATCCTCGAGATCTGCGGCGGCCAGGCCGGTCCGGTGGACGACCACGTGGTCAACCTGCCGCAGCGCAAGCCGGTCAGCCTGCGCGTGGCGCGCGCCGAGCGCGTGCTGGGCATCGAGCTGTCGCCGGCGGCCATCGCCAATGTATTCCAGCGCCTGCAGCTGCCGTTCGTGCGCACCCAGGGCGCCGAGGGCGAGGTGTTTGAAGTCACGCCGCCGAGCTACCGCTTCGATATCGAGATCGAGGAAGACCTGATCGAGGAAGTGGCCCGCATCTATGGTTTCGAGCGCATCCCGGCGCGTCCGCCGATCGCCGAGAGCGAGATGCGCCCGACCAACGAGGCTCGCCGCTCCACCCACGTGGTGCGCCATGCCGTGGCCGCGCGCGACTACCAGGAAGTCATCAACTTCGCCTTCGTCGAAGAGAAGTGGGAGCGCGACTTCGCCACCAACGACAACCCGATCCGCCTGCTGAACCCGATCGCCAGCCAGTTGGCGGTGATGCGTTCGACGCTGATCGGCGGCCTGGTCGACAAGGTGCGCTACAACCTGAACCGCAAGGCCGCGCGCGTGCGCCTGTTCGAGGTGGGCCGCGTGTTCCATCGTGACGACAGCGTGAAGGACGGCGGCCTGACGGTGGCCGGCTACGATCAGCCGATGATGGCCGCGGGCATTGCCTACGGCCCGGCCTTCGAAGAGCAGTGGGGCATCCCCACGCGCAACGTCGACTTCTTCGACATCAAGGGCGATGTCGAGGCGCTGTTCCATCCGCGCGTGCCGCGTTTCGAGCCGGTGTCGCACCCCGCGCTGCACCCGGGCCGCGCCGCGCGCGTGCTGCTCGACGGCAAGGCCGTGGGCGTGGTCGGCGAGCTGCATCCGCGCTGGCTGCAGGAATACGAGCTGACGCACGCCCCGGTCGTGTTTGAACTGGCGCTTGACGCGCTGCGCGACACCGGCCTGCCGGTGTACACCGAGATCTCCAAGTTCCCGGCCGCCGTGCGCGACTTGGCCGTGGTCGTGAAGCAATCGGTACGCGTGCAGGATCTGCTCGACGCCATGCGTGCCGCACTGGAAAAGCAGGGCTACGGCCGCTACTGCCAGAACCTGGTGGTGTTCGATGAGTTCCGTCCCAAGGGCGCTTCAGCTGCCATTGGCGCGGACGAGAAAAGCCTTGCGTTCCGGGTGACCTTGCAAGATACTGGGTCGACCCTCCAGGACGAAACCGTCGACAGCGCAGTGCGCTGCATGGTCGACGCGCTGACAGAGGCCTTCCAGGCCCGGCTGCGCGGCTAA